The genomic window TCGTGTTCGGTGGATGCCGCTATCGCGGTCGCAGTAGGCGGCGCGACGCGCACCGTCGCCATTTTCGGGCTCCCGGCGGCGCGCAATGCGTCGTCGACAAATCGTGCGAGCAGGCGCGGGTTTCTGTCGACCGCATAATGCAACGCGCGCGCGCAAGCCGCAGCGGCCAATTCGACGGCTGCCGCGCGGAT from Candidatus Eremiobacteraceae bacterium includes these protein-coding regions:
- a CDS encoding FliH/SctL family protein translates to IRAAAVELAAAACARALHYAVDRNPRLLARFVDDALRAAGSPKMATVRVAPPTATAIAASTEHDVVADHGLSPGDVFVDCDAGTVGATIDERAARLVRAAAS